A single Paenibacillus sp. FSL R5-0517 DNA region contains:
- a CDS encoding PRD domain-containing protein: MIIRQIFNNNVIRAENQVGHEFVVIGNGLGFKKKNGQPVDEDKIEKTFVLKSDKIPQKLIDLIGETSVEYLKLADEIVGHAKKEMGDIFSDNIYISLIDHIQFAITRYRKSVGLKNSLLWQIKKFYKKEFGVGMNAVELIQEQFGIQMDEHEASFIAMHFVNARQDAQGMKQTVEITEVIDDIFNIVTNHYHIALDENSFNYSRFITHLQYFVQRMLSNEQEQFASGDNFLYEQVKDKYSKAFQCTQLINHYLEDKFESAMSIDEKVYLTIHIQRVTSRNELLDAE; encoded by the coding sequence ATGATCATTCGTCAGATTTTCAACAACAATGTCATCCGGGCTGAGAACCAGGTTGGTCACGAATTTGTTGTCATTGGCAACGGTCTCGGCTTCAAAAAGAAAAACGGCCAGCCCGTGGATGAGGATAAAATTGAAAAAACCTTTGTGCTGAAATCAGATAAAATACCGCAAAAGCTCATTGATCTGATTGGGGAAACATCGGTTGAATATTTGAAGTTAGCAGACGAAATTGTTGGTCATGCCAAAAAGGAAATGGGCGATATTTTTAGTGATAATATCTATATATCATTGATCGATCATATTCAGTTTGCCATTACCCGGTACCGTAAATCCGTCGGGCTGAAGAATTCCCTTTTGTGGCAAATTAAGAAGTTTTACAAGAAGGAATTTGGGGTTGGTATGAATGCTGTGGAGCTGATCCAGGAACAATTCGGCATCCAAATGGATGAACATGAGGCAAGTTTTATTGCCATGCATTTTGTCAACGCACGCCAAGATGCTCAAGGCATGAAACAGACCGTTGAAATTACCGAAGTTATTGATGATATCTTCAACATTGTGACCAACCATTACCACATCGCCCTGGATGAAAATTCATTTAATTATTCCCGGTTTATTACCCATCTGCAATACTTTGTGCAGCGAATGTTAAGTAATGAACAGGAGCAATTTGCTTCAGGCGATAACTTTCTGTATGAGCAGGTGAAAGACAAATATAGCAAGGCTTTTCAGTGCACCCAGTTGATTAATCATTATCTTGAAGACAAGTTTGAAAGTGCCATGTCCATTGATGAAAAGGTGTATTTGACGATCCATATTCAACGTGTCACTTCCCGTAACGAGTTGCTTGACGCGGAATAA
- a CDS encoding DUF3934 family protein, with translation MSKAKGKGGTGRGTGKKGWNRWQAAANRAKSTPKPYKSKGTKKKDDTETSSGKPE, from the coding sequence ATGAGTAAAGCAAAAGGTAAAGGCGGCACCGGCCGTGGCACGGGAAAAAAAGGCTGGAACCGATGGCAAGCCGCCGCTAACCGGGCAAAAAGTACACCGAAGCCTTATAAAAGTAAAGGTACGAAGAAGAAGGACGATACCGAAACTTCAAGTGGCAAGCCCGAGTAA
- a CDS encoding MarR family transcriptional regulator, with protein MPVNMDENPLGLILSRTYLAYKKTTTRNLSEQDITPEQFAVLNELSKAGSHISQKKLAELTVRDQTTVGKIIDKLIRKGLVTREEDPQDRRAVLLCLTAEGLEMNNVLTPKAKHQEQEALAECSPEELEVFMNVMNRIYEKMK; from the coding sequence ATGCCTGTTAATATGGATGAAAATCCACTTGGACTGATTCTGTCACGGACGTATCTGGCATATAAAAAAACAACAACCAGAAATCTGAGTGAACAGGATATTACTCCGGAACAATTTGCAGTTCTGAATGAATTGAGCAAGGCTGGAAGTCATATATCACAGAAAAAACTGGCTGAATTAACCGTTCGGGACCAGACAACTGTGGGTAAAATTATAGACAAGTTGATTCGTAAAGGTCTGGTGACAAGAGAAGAAGATCCACAGGACCGCAGAGCGGTATTGCTTTGTTTGACGGCGGAAGGACTGGAAATGAATAACGTTCTGACACCAAAGGCAAAACATCAAGAGCAAGAGGCACTCGCCGAATGTTCCCCTGAAGAGCTTGAAGTATTCATGAATGTGATGAATCGCATCTATGAAAAGATGAAATAA
- a CDS encoding ABC transporter permease: protein MKSFKDFLKVPQTKIGLVFALIVPLLFVVIWMTGYHQATERVDQLQVALVNEDGTQGTEVQKQIETLAPFHVNVLNSSQEAEKQMNAGNYAMVIVIPEGFTDQIAGGTDASLSFYINQGNADVAKSIVEHAATGMTAQMGQGILESKVQVTLNNDSINSDELSSAIGQAMAKMNEGPVKAEINKTNSVSDFATSMLPMILGFITYIASMTMNIQFNITSNIMKRTHSKWEIFWGRQILLLCIAVIVPLIVDTVALQFTDVASSFGALYLYHVLVSLACICFTQMSFALFGNAGPLFNVAMVPLQLMTAGNIIPAEMLAPFYRYIGNFLPASNGVQGFMRLIYSGEAVGGYMVHLLLIAVITWVITLLRVGMQKNKSVQPTVAAVTA from the coding sequence ATGAAAAGCTTCAAAGATTTTCTTAAAGTGCCACAGACAAAAATAGGGTTGGTTTTTGCATTGATTGTTCCACTGTTATTTGTTGTGATCTGGATGACGGGTTATCATCAAGCCACGGAGAGAGTGGATCAACTTCAAGTTGCTTTGGTGAACGAAGATGGGACACAGGGAACAGAGGTGCAGAAGCAGATTGAAACGCTCGCGCCTTTCCATGTCAATGTTCTGAATTCTTCACAGGAAGCCGAGAAACAGATGAATGCGGGTAACTATGCGATGGTTATTGTTATTCCGGAAGGATTCACTGACCAGATTGCAGGCGGTACAGACGCGAGTTTGTCCTTTTATATCAATCAGGGAAATGCCGATGTAGCCAAATCCATTGTGGAACATGCGGCGACCGGAATGACTGCACAAATGGGTCAAGGGATTCTGGAATCCAAGGTTCAAGTGACACTTAATAACGATAGTATAAACAGCGATGAACTGAGTTCAGCTATTGGACAAGCGATGGCGAAGATGAATGAAGGGCCTGTGAAGGCTGAAATTAATAAAACGAACAGTGTCAGTGATTTTGCTACATCGATGTTGCCTATGATTCTGGGTTTTATCACCTACATTGCTTCGATGACCATGAACATCCAGTTCAATATTACGTCGAATATCATGAAGCGAACCCATTCCAAGTGGGAAATCTTCTGGGGACGGCAAATACTGTTATTGTGTATAGCTGTGATTGTTCCCCTAATTGTTGATACAGTGGCTCTTCAGTTCACGGATGTGGCGAGCTCCTTCGGCGCGTTGTATCTGTATCATGTGCTGGTGAGTCTGGCTTGTATCTGTTTTACACAAATGAGTTTTGCCCTGTTTGGTAATGCAGGCCCTCTATTTAATGTGGCGATGGTTCCACTCCAGTTGATGACTGCAGGAAATATCATTCCAGCCGAGATGCTGGCGCCATTCTACCGTTATATTGGAAACTTTCTGCCCGCTTCCAATGGGGTACAGGGATTTATGCGTTTGATCTATAGTGGAGAAGCCGTAGGTGGATACATGGTTCATCTTCTGTTGATCGCGGTTATAACGTGGGTGATTACGCTGCTGCGAGTTGGCATGCAAAAGAATAAGTCTGTCCAACCCACGGTCGCAGCGGTTACAGCCTAA
- a CDS encoding ABC transporter ATP-binding protein: protein MQTVFTGENIQFSYNKKKPVLKQLSLSVGDRQIYGLLGPNGAGKSTLTRVMLGLDKPQNGKIQWFNEHLNASTNKRVGYVPQDLALIYDLSAYENVLFFGKLYGLKGERLKKQVRFALEFVGLWEERKQKPKKFSGGMKRRLNIACGIVHNPDVIILDEPTVGVDPQSRNRILDAIIELNQLGTTVIYISHYMEEVERICSHVGIIDDGQLLCQGKLNDVIQEHTDQAIIRLELQRKSTAYTKQLEDYVVLLAEGNNVELGVPKNDVNAISQIKDSFGEDVKSFQYITPNLEQVFFKLTRKNLRD from the coding sequence ATGCAAACTGTATTTACTGGAGAGAATATTCAATTCAGTTATAACAAAAAGAAACCAGTACTAAAACAATTATCCTTATCGGTTGGGGATCGTCAGATTTACGGCTTACTTGGTCCCAATGGGGCAGGGAAATCTACTTTAACCAGAGTTATGCTTGGGCTGGATAAACCTCAAAATGGTAAAATTCAGTGGTTTAACGAACATCTCAATGCAAGCACAAACAAACGAGTAGGTTATGTTCCACAGGATTTGGCCTTGATTTATGACCTATCTGCTTATGAGAATGTATTGTTTTTCGGTAAACTGTACGGATTAAAGGGAGAGCGTTTGAAGAAACAGGTTCGTTTTGCCCTTGAATTTGTTGGACTGTGGGAAGAACGCAAACAAAAACCTAAAAAATTCTCGGGTGGCATGAAAAGAAGACTCAATATTGCTTGTGGTATTGTCCACAACCCGGATGTCATCATACTGGATGAGCCAACAGTGGGTGTTGATCCACAATCCCGTAATCGAATTTTGGATGCCATTATAGAGTTGAATCAACTTGGAACAACCGTTATCTATATTTCTCACTACATGGAGGAAGTTGAACGAATTTGCTCTCATGTCGGAATTATCGATGATGGACAATTGCTCTGCCAAGGTAAGCTCAATGATGTAATTCAGGAACATACAGACCAGGCTATCATCCGTTTGGAGCTACAACGTAAAAGTACGGCGTACACCAAGCAGCTTGAGGATTATGTTGTATTACTGGCAGAAGGCAACAATGTCGAGTTGGGAGTCCCTAAAAATGACGTGAATGCAATAAGTCAGATCAAAGATTCTTTTGGCGAAGATGTGAAAAGCTTTCAATATATTACCCCTAATCTGGAACAAGTGTTTTTCAAATTAACAAGAAAGAATCTGAGGGATTAG
- a CDS encoding ABC transporter permease, translating into MWTIFATSMKRKLQNPVVFVNYILLPLLLIMILGNALSGVFQTGDKETKSTIISQISTVVVNEDSGDVGKNIVSFLSSEDNKEMFNVKVGSSSTQALKMLESGEVEQYIYLPKDLTSEYEKNKNGNITVYGKDNNIEKVNITDLALSAYGDGYLAMEVASAGNPNIVYSHEYSNMLVAPGTATEASTESGSNISAMSYYGVTMLVLILVYGLANTMNFVQEEYSEALGDRYLVSPISKTALIMGQFLTGCTISILQGAVIVFCAKLFFNVSYGDNMMFVFFIIIAGSIFFNALGLLLGVIGRRIKQVDGVVTLLIPVMTFVGGGFVKLDMGELSSISINEVFQRPMFDYIGQGVIDLMPVFTALIAAMGFVLIAVYSLTRKEAR; encoded by the coding sequence ATGTGGACGATATTTGCAACGAGTATGAAGCGTAAGCTTCAGAACCCTGTCGTATTTGTCAATTACATCCTGTTGCCGCTTCTTTTGATTATGATTCTGGGGAATGCATTGTCTGGTGTGTTTCAGACAGGAGATAAGGAAACAAAGTCCACTATCATATCTCAGATTTCAACAGTTGTGGTCAATGAAGATAGTGGAGATGTTGGGAAAAATATTGTTTCATTCCTTAGTAGTGAAGACAACAAAGAGATGTTTAATGTCAAGGTAGGCTCTAGTAGCACACAAGCGCTCAAGATGTTGGAGTCTGGAGAGGTAGAACAGTATATATATCTGCCTAAAGATCTAACAAGTGAGTATGAGAAAAATAAGAACGGTAACATCACGGTGTATGGTAAGGATAATAATATTGAGAAAGTTAATATTACAGACCTGGCCCTATCAGCCTATGGTGATGGCTACCTGGCAATGGAAGTTGCGAGTGCGGGCAATCCGAATATCGTATATTCACATGAGTATAGTAACATGTTGGTTGCTCCGGGAACTGCAACAGAGGCTTCCACGGAGAGTGGTTCCAATATTTCAGCGATGAGCTATTATGGCGTGACTATGTTAGTTCTGATTCTTGTATATGGTTTGGCTAATACCATGAACTTTGTACAGGAAGAGTACAGTGAAGCATTAGGAGATCGTTATCTGGTTAGTCCAATTTCCAAAACAGCATTAATTATGGGGCAGTTTCTAACAGGGTGTACGATATCTATTCTTCAAGGCGCAGTCATTGTATTCTGTGCAAAACTCTTCTTCAACGTCAGCTATGGAGACAACATGATGTTTGTATTCTTCATCATTATCGCAGGTTCAATTTTCTTTAACGCTCTAGGTTTGCTCTTGGGGGTTATTGGACGCCGAATCAAACAAGTGGATGGTGTAGTGACATTGTTGATTCCGGTTATGACATTTGTGGGTGGCGGATTCGTTAAACTTGATATGGGTGAGCTCAGTTCCATAAGCATCAATGAAGTGTTCCAACGTCCAATGTTCGATTATATTGGGCAAGGCGTAATTGATTTGATGCCTGTATTTACTGCCCTTATTGCTGCAATGGGTTTTGTTCTAATTGCAGTGTACTCCCTCACAAGAAAGGAGGCACGATAA
- a CDS encoding ABC transporter permease → MRVFELYLRRIFKRKLTFILILLLPVVFTYSVVAQYEEATKVTLTMYVEDSAVNSYITDMLKKQNVTITQAASADDAIHHSTNLGIVFPSSTQDIFNDPDLLKVNSYVNEQNFNSNSLEIKLNSVFSVLKTLAKNATSEESLTAGMKEAAATKAPIQVEQKILGNPNAVVLTSSFNMIVFIIMFLTMTNTLLFLGDKVHTTTQRLLLAASSKLSYYVQTVSVFAVIGVGQFILMIALMTGVFQIDLSLSFGELLLLVLAYGLLNMIAAGIGLLLVSRTTKMSTGRLLITVVSLPLAMLGGTLWPSSIMPEGMQKIASVLPTHWITELNNEMFSGFTGNSSMITVHIISLFVCAAVIFVLLTRVRTEDI, encoded by the coding sequence ATGCGGGTATTCGAACTGTATTTAAGACGTATTTTCAAGCGAAAACTTACCTTTATCTTAATCTTGTTGTTGCCAGTTGTATTTACGTATTCTGTAGTAGCGCAATATGAGGAAGCAACCAAGGTCACACTTACGATGTATGTAGAAGATTCAGCTGTGAATTCTTATATCACGGATATGCTGAAGAAGCAGAATGTCACCATTACTCAAGCAGCTTCGGCAGATGATGCTATTCATCATAGTACCAATCTGGGAATTGTATTCCCTTCAAGCACTCAGGACATATTTAATGATCCGGATCTGCTCAAGGTGAATAGTTACGTGAATGAGCAGAATTTCAATTCAAACTCGTTGGAGATTAAACTGAATAGTGTATTCTCTGTTTTAAAAACATTGGCCAAAAATGCCACCAGTGAAGAATCATTAACCGCAGGTATGAAAGAAGCTGCAGCAACCAAAGCTCCAATACAAGTGGAACAGAAGATTCTTGGAAACCCTAATGCGGTGGTATTAACGAGTTCATTCAATATGATTGTGTTTATCATTATGTTCCTTACAATGACCAATACACTATTATTCCTTGGTGATAAGGTGCATACCACGACCCAGCGTTTATTACTGGCAGCGAGCAGTAAATTGAGCTACTATGTGCAGACCGTAAGTGTGTTTGCAGTCATCGGTGTAGGACAATTTATACTTATGATTGCTCTGATGACCGGAGTTTTCCAAATTGATCTGTCTTTATCGTTCGGAGAACTTCTATTGCTCGTGTTGGCGTATGGATTACTCAATATGATCGCGGCAGGTATTGGGTTACTGCTTGTAAGTCGTACAACCAAAATGTCTACCGGGCGGTTGCTTATTACCGTAGTATCGCTTCCTCTGGCGATGTTAGGCGGAACACTCTGGCCAAGTTCAATTATGCCTGAAGGCATGCAAAAGATTGCAAGTGTATTGCCTACCCATTGGATTACAGAGTTGAACAATGAGATGTTCAGTGGGTTTACAGGTAACAGTAGCATGATTACAGTGCATATTATCAGTTTGTTCGTCTGTGCTGCGGTTATTTTTGTACTACTGACAAGAGTGAGAACGGAAGATATTTAA
- a CDS encoding condensation domain-containing protein → MTIQVAQTIELSNLSSLHEKILYAEKHRKNYDIFFTVKYDSKWAACNIADAIERVMEGHKALGLTIVQKESQYAFCSRLNTPNSFRSHISLQDVKLDVFEGEGLAKYYIDEAECRIEFLIHHLVFDGDSMNEFMTALEYSVLHGEFSVPAGLYDMPERSLTIRKKDSSMLHDYFESFKSISHFSAHEPLEDPVYGKVKLSSQVWEAIGSLAQKLRITKFGVILYAIALATERRQSRFGIVISRRNHQTEQNQIGNYTDVVPYSFQLSEQLSYKDNAKALFKNFFVAIESSSALTYEEYMNLIGVKGFDLVVSYTRMSDPIAHSEVFSTFVLGDYLYKYDNHTQFNEYEDGLYMEFRYDNTLVKGVCDCLGEMVLELDIINLDEQLSMSGQEVSIETGEVEPKNSPTISADKAQRSSTLQLLFERYNEEDHLLDTDITSFEIAQIITDAYEYYDVQLSYHDIYTSSTIKELKQKLSKKSISEREDGPESTNLNHYHLPGFLKTIFIDSFRFINTDMYNVSYALRLTSQSASHMERVKEAIEQVIQGNDIFFTSFEMQDGQFIASVMPQQQVHIEWVDVGDLSDLQRDQETLRIHPHSQLWDFKLVHLNSTGDMYLYFNIHHILIDHMGIQILKNQITECYNNHKPVYSQYASLAEEYSHATSIALKQWESLLPYKQFHNPGKSSLGSGYFHPYHWNLEIGIPNFEETELRILNVVHYSLSRYFDYEEGYIGAVYHGRVIARTSQVIGSFARVLPLFFSTTNSDILKNSLYIARMNQTVSLMDLNEHGFNLSYPRVVFQTLQEGEEPEDSSIFDQTIEFDGLSKFQIFVQLRRGFSNSQLSVYIDSNVYDSEEERRIMVTFERSLREFQIIPMDIEGGVTSDGPSSI, encoded by the coding sequence TTGACCATTCAGGTTGCGCAAACCATCGAATTATCCAATCTATCATCTCTACACGAAAAAATTTTGTATGCCGAGAAACATCGTAAGAACTACGATATATTCTTCACCGTGAAATATGATTCTAAGTGGGCGGCTTGTAATATAGCTGATGCTATTGAACGAGTAATGGAAGGCCATAAAGCTTTAGGATTAACCATTGTACAGAAGGAGTCCCAATATGCTTTTTGTTCAAGGCTAAACACGCCTAATTCATTTAGAAGTCATATTTCTCTTCAGGATGTCAAACTGGATGTTTTTGAGGGAGAAGGGTTGGCAAAATACTATATAGATGAAGCGGAGTGCAGAATTGAATTTCTTATCCATCATCTGGTGTTTGATGGCGATTCGATGAACGAGTTCATGACCGCATTGGAATATTCAGTGCTTCATGGTGAGTTCTCTGTTCCTGCTGGTCTGTACGATATGCCAGAGAGGTCCCTAACAATTCGAAAAAAAGATTCATCGATGCTCCATGACTATTTCGAATCCTTTAAGTCCATATCCCATTTCTCTGCTCATGAGCCATTGGAAGATCCCGTTTATGGAAAAGTCAAATTGTCATCACAAGTGTGGGAAGCCATAGGATCATTGGCACAAAAGCTCCGGATTACCAAATTTGGTGTCATATTATATGCAATAGCTCTTGCAACGGAGCGTAGGCAATCCCGTTTCGGGATAGTTATATCACGGCGGAATCATCAGACAGAACAAAATCAGATTGGTAATTATACAGATGTTGTTCCGTATTCATTCCAACTGTCAGAACAGCTGAGTTACAAGGATAACGCCAAAGCTCTGTTCAAGAATTTTTTTGTGGCTATTGAATCTTCAAGTGCATTAACTTATGAGGAATATATGAATCTTATTGGCGTGAAGGGTTTTGACTTGGTCGTCTCTTATACACGAATGTCAGATCCAATTGCCCATTCTGAAGTGTTCTCAACCTTTGTTTTGGGAGATTATTTGTACAAATATGATAACCATACCCAATTCAATGAATATGAAGACGGTCTATATATGGAGTTTCGTTACGATAACACGTTAGTAAAGGGCGTATGTGATTGTTTGGGAGAGATGGTACTTGAATTGGATATTATTAATCTCGATGAGCAGTTAAGTATGAGTGGGCAGGAAGTAAGTATCGAAACAGGTGAAGTTGAGCCAAAAAACAGCCCCACTATTAGTGCTGATAAAGCTCAGCGGAGTTCTACACTCCAACTTTTATTTGAGCGATATAACGAAGAAGATCATCTACTGGATACGGATATCACCTCTTTCGAGATTGCTCAGATCATTACAGATGCCTACGAGTACTATGACGTTCAATTGTCTTACCATGATATTTATACTTCTTCTACAATTAAAGAATTGAAACAAAAACTCAGTAAAAAGTCCATTTCAGAACGGGAGGATGGACCAGAATCGACTAACCTTAATCATTATCATCTTCCTGGCTTTTTGAAAACAATCTTTATTGATAGCTTTCGTTTCATAAATACGGATATGTACAATGTAAGTTATGCTTTACGTCTAACGTCTCAGTCAGCCAGCCATATGGAAAGGGTTAAAGAAGCTATTGAACAGGTTATTCAAGGAAATGATATTTTTTTCACTTCATTTGAAATGCAGGATGGCCAGTTTATAGCTTCAGTAATGCCTCAGCAGCAGGTACATATTGAGTGGGTGGATGTAGGAGATTTAAGCGATCTACAGCGAGATCAAGAAACACTTCGTATACATCCTCACTCACAATTATGGGACTTCAAACTTGTTCATTTGAATTCCACAGGAGATATGTATCTGTACTTCAATATTCATCATATACTTATTGATCATATGGGTATTCAAATCCTAAAAAATCAGATAACAGAGTGTTATAACAATCATAAACCTGTATATTCGCAATATGCTTCATTGGCAGAGGAGTACAGTCATGCTACCTCTATAGCCCTCAAGCAATGGGAAAGTCTTCTTCCGTACAAACAATTCCACAATCCGGGTAAATCTTCTCTTGGTAGTGGATACTTTCATCCATATCACTGGAACCTGGAGATAGGCATACCGAATTTCGAAGAGACAGAATTAAGGATACTAAACGTAGTCCATTATTCATTATCCAGGTATTTTGATTACGAAGAGGGATATATTGGTGCTGTCTATCATGGGCGTGTTATAGCACGAACCAGTCAGGTCATTGGTTCATTTGCCAGAGTCTTACCTTTGTTCTTCTCTACTACGAATTCGGATATTCTGAAGAACAGTCTTTATATTGCAAGAATGAACCAAACGGTATCTTTAATGGATTTGAATGAACATGGATTTAATCTTTCCTATCCTCGTGTTGTTTTTCAAACACTGCAAGAAGGGGAAGAGCCTGAGGATTCATCTATATTTGATCAAACGATTGAATTTGATGGATTATCCAAGTTTCAAATTTTCGTTCAGCTGCGTAGAGGTTTTTCAAATTCCCAACTAAGTGTGTATATCGATAGTAACGTATATGACTCAGAAGAAGAAAGACGGATAATGGTTACTTTTGAGCGATCTTTGAGGGAGTTTCAGATAATACCTATGGATATTGAAGGAGGGGTAACATCAGATGGACCTTCTTCAATCTAG
- a CDS encoding condensation domain-containing protein, translating into MDLLQSSELTYIQRKMFICNQLPVYRLPFIYEIPEPVSLKEVCTALLKTIQECQTLQTRYTYDAEHRMFNQVYHRLDPHQFEIPQIYLDEHPEIYLKQRKEMIDLIKEYPWRTQFAEYKQKMYLLIEFHHICIDGWGIRNFESMFMDHLAGRSRNSPDTGFGFYQRINELQTNKSSFTKEELLRLSGQNMHVTTKKGHLERLIKQLKPEQFQHIEKISTLLKVTRNSVFQGLWESVLEQTCTGSVYGTIGNWRMSMGAFHEIGCFVQMQSRRIVRGRDILATIKQISLDSLSAFAKRGKEPHTLCTNDYPVVYSYEEDMFRYFQYIPADNLNKFELYIRVYLVNGNAQIEIEYNSSQYSEEQTRFMLDLFDTTLENCLV; encoded by the coding sequence ATGGACCTTCTTCAATCTAGCGAACTGACATATATACAACGAAAAATGTTTATCTGCAATCAATTGCCTGTGTATCGTTTGCCATTCATCTATGAAATTCCAGAACCTGTTAGTCTTAAGGAGGTCTGCACTGCTCTTTTAAAAACAATACAGGAGTGTCAAACCTTACAGACCCGGTATACCTATGATGCGGAGCACCGAATGTTTAATCAAGTTTATCACCGCCTGGATCCACATCAATTTGAAATTCCGCAGATCTATTTAGATGAACATCCCGAAATTTATTTGAAGCAAAGGAAAGAAATGATCGATCTTATCAAAGAATATCCCTGGAGAACTCAATTCGCAGAGTACAAACAAAAGATGTATTTACTAATTGAATTTCACCATATCTGTATTGACGGATGGGGAATTCGAAACTTTGAATCTATGTTTATGGATCACCTTGCAGGGCGATCTCGGAATTCACCAGATACCGGCTTTGGTTTTTACCAACGAATTAATGAGTTACAAACCAACAAGTCTTCTTTTACTAAGGAAGAATTGTTAAGGCTATCTGGACAAAATATGCATGTAACAACTAAAAAAGGTCATTTGGAACGTCTAATAAAACAATTGAAACCTGAACAATTTCAACATATTGAGAAAATTTCAACCTTGTTGAAAGTAACCAGAAATTCAGTTTTTCAAGGATTATGGGAATCGGTATTAGAACAGACTTGCACAGGCAGCGTGTATGGAACTATAGGTAATTGGCGTATGAGTATGGGAGCATTTCATGAGATTGGTTGTTTTGTACAGATGCAGTCCCGAAGAATTGTTAGGGGACGCGACATTTTAGCAACGATCAAACAGATCTCCTTGGATAGTCTCAGTGCATTTGCAAAGCGTGGTAAGGAGCCACACACACTATGTACCAATGATTACCCAGTTGTCTATTCCTATGAAGAAGATATGTTCAGATACTTTCAATATATTCCTGCGGATAACTTAAACAAATTTGAACTATACATCCGTGTTTATCTAGTGAATGGTAACGCACAGATCGAAATCGAATATAATTCAAGCCAATACAGTGAAGAGCAAACTCGTTTTATGTTAGATCTATTTGATACAACGCTGGAAAACTGTCTTGTCTGA